One Microbacterium sp. W4I20 DNA window includes the following coding sequences:
- a CDS encoding ThuA domain-containing protein — MTQNKQALIVRGGWDGHEPVQTTDSVIPFLEAEGYHVRVEEGTAVYADAETMAGIDLIVQVNTMNTIADDELAGLMAAVVAGTGLAGWHGGIADSYRNSADYLQLIGGQFAHHAAVPKDERTGEQSDHYLDFTVNIVPERRDHPIVSGIEDFSLRTEQYWVLSDAYNDVLATTEIVHRDFDAWHHSFTSPVVWTRLWGAGRVFVCTAGHKLDVLDEAPVRSIVERGLLWASR, encoded by the coding sequence ATGACGCAGAACAAGCAGGCCCTGATCGTCCGCGGAGGGTGGGATGGACACGAGCCGGTGCAGACCACTGACTCGGTGATCCCGTTTCTCGAAGCGGAGGGATACCACGTCCGGGTCGAGGAGGGGACGGCCGTCTACGCCGACGCCGAGACCATGGCGGGCATCGACCTCATCGTCCAGGTCAACACCATGAACACGATCGCCGACGACGAGCTCGCCGGGCTGATGGCCGCCGTCGTCGCCGGTACCGGACTGGCCGGATGGCACGGCGGCATCGCGGACTCCTACCGCAACAGCGCGGACTACCTGCAGCTGATCGGCGGGCAGTTCGCCCATCACGCCGCCGTGCCGAAGGACGAGCGCACGGGCGAGCAGTCCGACCACTACCTCGACTTCACCGTGAACATCGTGCCCGAGCGGCGCGATCACCCGATCGTGTCGGGCATCGAGGACTTCTCCCTGCGCACGGAGCAGTACTGGGTGCTCTCCGACGCCTACAACGACGTGCTGGCGACGACCGAGATCGTGCACCGCGACTTCGACGCCTGGCACCACTCGTTCACGTCACCGGTGGTGTGGACGCGGCTGTGGGGTGCCGGCCGCGTCTTCGTCTGCACCGCCGGGCACAAGCTCGACGTGCTCGATGAGGCGCCGGTGCGCTCGATCGTGGAGAGGGGGCTGCTGTGGGCCAGTCGCTGA
- a CDS encoding Gfo/Idh/MocA family protein — protein sequence MGQSLNGGDAPLRVGMVGVGFISRMYFETLQRISDEVRLVRVADLDVERAAAVGAAQGVPGGSVDDLLADPDVDIVLNLTIPAAHADVSLRALEAGKHVYGEKPLTVTLAEARTVRELAAQRGLWVGCAPDTVLGTGIQTARRAVDDGLIGRPVAATATMAIPGHEAWHPNPDFYYAPGGGPLYDMGPYYLHALITLLGPVARVSAVASRPREERVIASGPRAGERVPVRTDTHITGLLEHVGGATTTLTMSFDTVGTRAVPIEVHGLEGSLIVPDPNEFTGTTLLKVRGKDWEPLPVSAGYENSARGFGLLDFHRTAAGDVPRADAGIAFHALEIMETMMTASVEGRRLDLDPAADRPTAVPLTSL from the coding sequence GTGGGCCAGTCGCTGAACGGGGGCGATGCTCCGCTGCGAGTCGGGATGGTCGGTGTCGGCTTCATCTCGCGGATGTACTTCGAGACGCTGCAGCGGATCAGCGACGAGGTGCGCCTCGTGCGCGTCGCCGATCTGGATGTCGAGCGCGCCGCGGCCGTCGGCGCCGCCCAGGGGGTACCCGGTGGCAGCGTCGACGATCTGCTCGCGGATCCGGACGTCGACATCGTCCTCAACCTCACGATCCCCGCGGCGCACGCCGACGTCTCCCTCCGTGCGCTCGAGGCCGGCAAGCACGTGTACGGCGAGAAGCCGCTGACCGTCACGCTGGCGGAGGCGCGGACCGTGCGCGAACTCGCCGCGCAGCGCGGGCTCTGGGTGGGCTGCGCTCCCGACACGGTTCTCGGAACCGGTATCCAGACCGCCCGTCGCGCCGTGGACGACGGTCTCATCGGACGACCGGTCGCGGCGACGGCGACCATGGCGATCCCGGGTCATGAGGCGTGGCATCCGAATCCCGACTTCTACTACGCGCCCGGAGGCGGACCCCTCTACGACATGGGTCCGTACTATCTGCACGCGCTGATCACGCTGCTCGGCCCGGTCGCGCGGGTCTCGGCTGTCGCATCGCGTCCACGAGAAGAACGGGTCATCGCCTCGGGTCCGCGCGCGGGCGAGCGCGTTCCCGTGCGCACCGACACCCACATCACCGGTCTGCTCGAGCACGTCGGAGGTGCGACGACGACACTCACCATGAGCTTCGACACCGTCGGCACCCGCGCGGTCCCGATCGAGGTGCACGGGCTCGAGGGATCGCTGATCGTGCCCGACCCGAACGAGTTCACAGGTACCACGCTGCTCAAGGTCCGCGGCAAGGACTGGGAGCCTCTTCCCGTGTCGGCGGGCTACGAGAACAGCGCCCGCGGCTTCGGTCTGCTCGACTTCCACCGCACCGCGGCCGGTGACGTACCGCGCGCGGACGCCGGCATCGCGTTCCACGCTCTCGAGATCATGGAGACCATGATGACCGCCTCGGTCGAGGGGCGACGTCTGGACCTCGATCCTGCGGCGGACCGGCCGACGGCCGTGCCTTTGACGTCACTCTGA